The nucleotide window CGTTTTTGGGCGAATGCCCTCGGGCGGGCCTCATCGTCATCCGAAACGGAACAGGACTGATACCGTGAAGCCGACAGAGCATGATCTTGCGATGCTGCGAGGGGACGAATTCAGGAGCAGCTACAGGTTTTCCCTGGGCTGTTCCGACCAGACGGATACCCGGTTCGAGTACATAACGCGGCGGGTGGCTGGCAAAAGCGTCCTGCACGTGGGGTGCGCCGACCATGCGGAGCTGCTGGAAAGGAAGATGCGCGACGGCACGTGGCTGCACGGCCGCATCACCGATGTGGCCGCGCGCTGCCTTGGCGTGGACGTGAACGAGCGGGCCGTGGCCGAACTGACCAACCGCTACGGCTGCGACAACGTGGCCGTGCTGGACATGTTTTCACAGGACGAGCGGCTTGCCGGATGGTGGGACTACATCGTGCTCGGCGAGGTGCTGGAGCACATGGACGACCCGGTGGGGTTTCTGCGCAGGCTGCGCGAAACCTACGCGGGGCGCGCCGGTGCCGTGATCATCACGGTGCCCAACGCCTTTTTCTACAAGAATTTCAAGCTGGCGCTGCGCGGACGAGAGGTGATCAACTCTGACCACCGCTACTGGTTCACGCCCTACACACTGGCCAAGGTGCTGACCGTGGCCGGTTTTGCGGTGGGGGATGTCCGTTCCACGCAGGATTCCAGCCTGAAGTTCATGCCCAACATCACCTGGGCGCTGTTGCGCCATGTGCCCT belongs to Nitratidesulfovibrio sp. and includes:
- a CDS encoding methyltransferase domain-containing protein, with the translated sequence MLRGDEFRSSYRFSLGCSDQTDTRFEYITRRVAGKSVLHVGCADHAELLERKMRDGTWLHGRITDVAARCLGVDVNERAVAELTNRYGCDNVAVLDMFSQDERLAGWWDYIVLGEVLEHMDDPVGFLRRLRETYAGRAGAVIITVPNAFFYKNFKLALRGREVINSDHRYWFTPYTLAKVLTVAGFAVGDVRSTQDSSLKFMPNITWALLRHVPLLRSNVVATAAFETGA